In the Clostridium beijerinckii genome, one interval contains:
- a CDS encoding GH25 family lysozyme gives MKGIDVSNHNGSINFGQVKDSGIEAVYIKATEGTTFKDRCLEVNYSNAHCEGLKTGFYHFLVGTSEPETQANSFYNAIKDKANDLIPMLDVESNFDGLMDFVLRFIAKFKEISNMQIGIYTYTSFTDNLDDRIAGYPLWEANYNNNPWKLNSNFFANRVGHQYSETGCVNGIDTDCDMNEFNDGIINKTNGYVRTNYLPIGYRGDGSFAGVDMEYVQEYFEDIRIYANSNEKGIWVETQNLPMSKCLELKDTLGCWFYEIK, from the coding sequence ATGAAAGGCATAGACGTAAGTAATCATAATGGAAGCATAAATTTTGGACAGGTGAAAGATTCAGGAATAGAAGCTGTTTACATTAAAGCTACAGAAGGTACAACATTCAAAGATCGATGTTTAGAGGTTAATTATTCCAATGCACATTGCGAAGGATTAAAAACAGGATTTTATCATTTCTTGGTTGGGACTAGCGAGCCAGAAACTCAGGCTAATAGTTTCTATAATGCTATAAAGGATAAAGCAAATGATCTAATTCCAATGTTAGATGTAGAAAGTAATTTTGATGGATTAATGGACTTTGTATTAAGATTTATTGCTAAATTTAAAGAGATATCAAATATGCAAATTGGTATTTATACTTATACTAGTTTTACAGATAACTTGGATGATAGAATTGCTGGTTATCCACTATGGGAGGCGAATTATAATAATAATCCATGGAAATTAAATTCTAATTTCTTTGCTAATAGAGTGGGCCACCAATATTCTGAAACAGGATGTGTAAATGGTATAGATACTGATTGCGATATGAATGAGTTTAATGATGGAATAATAAATAAAACTAATGGATATGTAAGAACCAATTATCTTCCAATTGGATATAGAGGTGATGGAAGTTTTGCTGGAGTTGACATGGAATATGTGCAAGAATATTTTGAAGATATTCGTATCTATGCTAATTCAAATGAAAAGGGAATTTGGGTTGAAACTCAAAATTTGCCTATGAGCAAATGTTTGGAATTAAAAGATACGTTAGGATGTTGGTTTTATGAAATAAAATAG
- a CDS encoding RNA polymerase sigma factor, giving the protein MKKTDFEIIYELYVKNVFKFLLKLTKDYDLAEDLTQETFVKAFNKIESFKGKSKLIVWLCQIGKNLYFDYLKKTSKIIDIENIQKMEFNTENLLEDDFVKKDELSYILKIVMQMCDPYKTVFFSRTYLELSYKEIGKKYGKNETWARVTFHRAKLMLQKSLKEMKI; this is encoded by the coding sequence ATGAAAAAAACAGATTTTGAAATAATATATGAATTATATGTTAAGAATGTATTTAAGTTCTTACTAAAATTAACTAAAGACTATGATTTAGCAGAAGACTTAACACAAGAGACTTTTGTAAAGGCATTTAATAAAATTGAAAGTTTTAAAGGAAAAAGTAAATTGATTGTTTGGCTGTGTCAAATAGGAAAAAACTTATATTTTGATTATTTAAAAAAGACATCTAAAATAATTGATATTGAAAACATACAAAAAATGGAGTTTAATACAGAAAATCTTTTAGAAGATGATTTTGTTAAAAAAGATGAATTAAGTTATATTTTAAAAATAGTTATGCAAATGTGTGATCCTTACAAAACCGTATTCTTTAGTAGGACATATTTAGAATTAAGTTATAAAGAGATAGGTAAAAAATATGGTAAAAATGAAACCTGGGCAAGAGTTACATTTCATCGTGCAAAACTAATGTTACAAAAAAGCCTAAAGGAGATGAAAATATGA
- a CDS encoding zf-HC2 domain-containing protein, with translation MKCEVIMDLLPAYIDNTCSPESKLLVEEHLHDCAQCRKLFKESTENVEAKSYDYSDTYANLQEKDLLLNAKKNIRFETIKKIFKVIYTVIIGLNILGIIVGYLSIKIGYDLEYPRFYFGSLGLKTYSILFIMFMLPLLCSILGKIILSKTNYIKSYGWKIILNVLALLISIMLSLASGFMLVFVTPPLDSFTNSPNNYLHVGNDMRKYEAIYKNFFPEKVPDDAENIDYFYRKYNGLFETTSRISASWSLPEESYEYYKQIIEKNSTMNEIEANKYEIYLSGYTYPPNLKLNFEFNDEKKELKYTAIIEKK, from the coding sequence ATGAAATGTGAAGTAATTATGGACTTGTTACCTGCATACATCGATAATACATGCAGTCCCGAAAGCAAACTTCTTGTAGAAGAGCATTTACATGATTGTGCACAGTGTAGAAAACTTTTCAAAGAGTCTACAGAAAATGTTGAGGCCAAAAGTTATGATTATAGTGACACTTATGCTAATCTCCAAGAGAAAGATTTATTACTGAATGCTAAAAAGAATATACGATTTGAGACCATAAAAAAAATATTTAAAGTTATATATACTGTTATTATTGGTCTTAATATATTAGGGATAATTGTTGGATATCTTTCTATTAAAATAGGTTATGATTTAGAATATCCAAGATTCTATTTTGGAAGTTTAGGGCTTAAAACATATAGTATCTTATTTATTATGTTTATGCTTCCTTTACTTTGCAGTATCTTAGGAAAAATTATTTTAAGTAAGACGAATTATATTAAATCATACGGATGGAAAATTATATTAAATGTTTTAGCTTTATTAATTTCTATCATGTTAAGTTTGGCTAGTGGATTTATGTTAGTTTTTGTAACTCCTCCATTAGATTCATTTACAAATTCACCTAATAATTACTTACATGTTGGTAATGATATGCGTAAATATGAAGCCATTTATAAGAATTTTTTCCCTGAAAAAGTGCCAGATGATGCTGAAAATATAGACTATTTCTACAGAAAATATAACGGTTTATTTGAAACAACAAGTAGAATTTCAGCTTCTTGGTCATTGCCAGAAGAATCTTATGAATACTATAAACAAATAATTGAAAAAAATTCAACAATGAATGAAATTGAAGCTAATAAATATGAAATATATTTGTCTGGCTACACTTATCCCCCTAACTTAAAATTAAATTTTGAATTTAATGATGAGAAAAAAGAACTAAAATATACTGCAATAATTGAAAAGAAGTAA